In a genomic window of Microcebus murinus isolate Inina chromosome 17, M.murinus_Inina_mat1.0, whole genome shotgun sequence:
- the LOC142861646 gene encoding serpin B3-like, which yields MEREWQKEGIYIQDLAIQNTQTLIGFLTSSASSRNTGVLDHTKVTMKSLSEANTQFALDMFRQFGKSKKDNIFYSPFSITSAFGMLLLGCRENTALQIEKVLHFNRVTENKKQRTTACHDEKPGNVYHQLQKLLTELHKRTDAYELKIANRLYGEKTYQFLEQYLDNVKEFFLAHAESVDFQNAAEESEKKINSWVETQTNGKIKNLFPKKTLNSATILVLVNAVYFKGQWEKKFNKEYTKEGKFWLNKGTSKSVQMMNQRKSFNFALLEDVQAKVLEIPYKGEDLSMILVLPNEIDGLQKLEDKLTAEKLIEWTSSQNMSKRDVDLYLPRFKVEESYDLKDMLMAMGMVDVFSPQDADLSGMTGSRGPLVTKVLHKAFVEVTEEGAEAAAATGIVTGLTSTCYSIYEEFHCNHPFLFFIKQNKTNSILFFGRVSSP from the exons ATGGAGAGGGAGTGGCAGAAAGAAGGCATATATATTCAGGATCTCGCCATACAGAACACTCAGACTCTCATAGGCTTCCTGACATCTTCAGCTTCTTCCAGGAACACAG GAGTTCTGGATCACACCAAGGTCACCATGAAGTCACTCAGTGAAGCAAACACCCAGTTTGCTTTAGATATGTTCCGACAGTTTGGAAAATCAAAGAAGGACAACATCTTCTATTCCCCTTTCAGCATCACATCAGCATTTGGGATGCTTCTATTAGGGTGCAGAGAAAACACTGCACTACAAATTGAAAAG GTCCTTCACTTTAATCGAGTCacggaaaacaaaaaacaaagaactacCGCATGTCAT GATGAAAAGCCAGGAAATGTGTATCACCAATTGCAAAAGCTTCTGACTGAATTACACAAACGCACTGATGCGTACGAGCTGAAGATTGCCAACAGGCTTTATGGAGAAAAGACTTATCAATTCCTTGAG CAATATTTAGATAATGTTAAGGAATTTTTCCTGGCCCATGCAGAATCTGTTGATTTTCAAAATGCTgcagaagaaagtgaaaagaagatTAACTCCTGGGTGGAAACTCAAACAAATG GAAAAATCAAAAACCTATTTCCTAAGAAGACTCTTAACAGCGCCACCATCCTTGTTCTTGTCAATGCAGTCTATTTCAAAGGGCAATGGgagaagaaatttaataaagaatatactAAAGAGGGAAAATTTTGGCTGAACAAG GGCACCAGCAAATCTGTACAGATGATGAATCAAAGAAAATCCTTTAATTTTGCCTTGCTGGAGGATGTGCAGGCTAAAGTTCTGGAAATACCATACAAAGGGGAAGACCTAAGCATGATTCTGGTACTGCCAAATGAAATAGATGGTCTGCAGAAG cTTGAAGATAAACTCACTGCTGAGAAATTGATAGAATGGACAAGCTCACAGAATATGAGCAAGAGAGATGTGGATCTATACTTACCTCGGTTCAAAGTGGAAGAGAGCTATGACCTCAAGGACATGTTGATGGCCATGGGGATGGTGGACGTTTTCTCTCCACAGGATGCCGACCTCTCAGGCATGACTGGGAGTCGGGGTCCCCTAGTGACTAAAGTCCTACACAAGGCATTTGTAGAGGTcacagaggagggagcagaggctgctgctgccactggcaTAGTTACCGGCCTGACATCTACTTGTTATTCAATTTATGAAGAGTTCCATTGTAATCACCCATTCCTATTCTTCATCAAGCAAAATAAGACCAACAGCATCCTCTTCTTTGGAAGAGTCTCTTCCCCTTAG